TGCCAGACCATCTCTATTTTTGTAAAATAGAATAAAAACTAAGAGAAAGAGTGTACTGGCAGTGGACCTGTGCAAGCACAACGTTGTTGGCCACCTCCAGCCACTGCTGGCTACCTCTAGCCGCCCGCTGGCTGCCTCTGCCCACAGCTAGCCACAGCTGGTCGGCCGCTGGCCGCCTCCTCGGGCCGCTTGCTAGCCGGGGCAAGCCACGGCTTGGCCGAAGCTGGCCGGGGCTGGCCGCCGCTAGCTGGTTGCTAGGTGCCTCCTCGGGCCGCATGCTGGCCGCGGGCTGCCTCCTCTGGCCGTCTGCTGGCCGCAGCTTGGCCAaagctggctggctggctcagGCGCACCCGTGGATGAGTAAGTGAGGCCACGGGTGGCAATAAGTGCCGCCTACCACCTTTTTATTGGGTGGTGTGCCTATCACCGACGGTTCTGAATATAACCTGGCGGTGATAGTGCCCGTTATCGTCAGTTTTGAATATAAACCAAGCGGTGATAGTGTCCTTCAACGCCGGTTTTGAATATAAATCGGCATTGAAGGTCACTATTACCGCCATTTTACCACAAGAACTGGTGGTgatgtatttatttatttatttgttaaAATTAATGATATAGATTGCAATTAAAAAGGTTCAACATATGTTCTCACAATACTCTCAGAACTCATGGTTATTGAAATTGGAGCCCAAGTATGTGATAATGCAATTGGGGAAGTCGTAGCGATGGAcgatttcatcgaggaagtcgagtaccttgtctgccttggggcaagttattggcttcacctcgatccacttggtaaacttgtcgatcGCCACTAGTACTCGATTGAAACCTCCAGGCGCCATGGGCAGCGGGCCAATAATGTCTAGCCACCAGCATGTGTAGGGCCAGGAGGGTGGTATcatgatcagcttgtaggtagggacatgttgttgcttggcaaagaattgacatccttggcatcgatggcctcttctgtaaagcttgtacCCCATTAGAACATAGTTCTCGCCACATCatgagacttgttctgcttctGTTTTATCTGGAGgaaacttgtgctctttgatgtagttgatgaagagggttctccagtctacatcaatcatcataacctcccggtctggtgCGTCGtgacctcgatcggtggtttttgatgGCGTCGGCtctgttatggatggcttgtgtagctcatggaccaaGACCCCAGTTGGAACTTGAGCTTGATTAGATCCGAGCTTTGATAGGACGTCAGCGGCTACATTGTTGTCGTGagctacatggtggaactccagatcagagaacttgttctctaacttgcgtacttctaggcagtacgcatccatgttgtccttgtggcggTCCCAGTcattgttgacttgattgatcaccaccaaTGAGTCGCTGTAGACCAACAATCACTTGATTCCCAACAAAAATATAAGGCAGAGCCCATGTAGAAGCgcctcgtattcagcttcattgttggatgcctcccagaagatttgcaagacatatttgagttattcgcctttgggagatattaagagtactcctgcgccagcgccctcaagcttgagtgatccgtcaaagtacatgacccaatgctctggatgTTCTACTAACATTGGTACTGATTTTCCTatcattctgccatgaaatcgactagtgcctgggatttgatggcagtccttaacttgaattccagggacagtGCTCCGAGTTCCACCATCCACTTGGATATTCTCCTTGTTGCATcatgattgtggaggatttctcctaGAGGGAAATCAATGATGACGGAGATGTAGTgatcctggaagtagtgtcgcagctttcgcgaggtgagtagtattgcgtatagtaGTTTTTGGACTGGTGGGTACTAGGCTTTcaaatctgacaacacctcactaACAAActagatgggcctctgtaccTTGAATACATAGCCTGgctctggtctttcaaccacgattgTTGTGCTGATGACGTTAGTAGTCACAGTGATATAGAGCAGCAGGTCTTCATCAAGATTTGGCACCGTGAGGACcagtggctttgataagaagacCTTTAACTGTTGCAGgacttgatctgcctcctcggtccactggaatttgtcttgccgcttgagtagtttgaagaaaggtaatccccgttctccaagccttcaGATAAATCCGTTGAAGgccaccatgcatccagtcagcttttGGATATCGTTGGTGCACGATGGGGCCTACATATTGGTGATAGCAgagatcttctcagggttagcttcaatccctcggtgactgatgatgaacctgagtagttttctgGAGAGTACGCCGAAAACGCATTTTCTTGGATTTAGCTTCCACTAGAATTCTTGTAaccttgcgaaggtttcttccaaatctgcAATCAAATCATTAGGATTTCTGATCGTTATGACCACATCATCCATGTACGGCTCTACATTGCGGTGTAGctatttcttgaagcactcttgAATTGCCTGATGATAGGTGGTACCTatgttcttcaacccgaaggtcgttgtagtgtagcagaaaagctccgtatggggtaATGAACGCAATTTTGATTTGgttttcttccttgagagctatctggtggtaccctgagtaaaatcgaggaagcagagtaAGGCGCATCCAGCtgtcgagtcgatgacttgatcaatcctagggagcccaaagggatcctttggacagtgcttgttgaggtccgtgtagttgacacacatcctccactcattgttgttcttctttcgcacCATGACGGAATTGGCCAACCACTCTgtatgatagacttcttttatgaaggcgaccacgagtagtttggctagttcttttttgattgcttcccttctatcttggGACAATCAATGTAGTCGTTGTCTCTTcagtgtagcttttggatccacatttagtgagtgttcgatcaactccctaggcaccccaagcatatctgatggcttccacgcgaagatgtcacgtttggcccagaggaagctgacaagcgcactttcctatttaggatccaactctgagccaatcagggcagtcttggagctatcacaagtctcaaggtcaatggattcaatgtctacttcacttgtcgGCTTCACCTTGGTTGCCCGCGACTTCTTCGCTAGAATCTCGAGTTCTGATGGGGATCATTTCTTAGAGgtggcgaagacttgcatcatcgaatttggcacttgCATGGTCACTcctagctccacggcttctgtgtcgcagtcctatgatctcttcaagtctccgtgtagagagagtactcccttgggtcccggcatcttgagtactaggtacacgtagtgccggatggccatgaatttggccaatgtaGGTCTTTCGAGGATAGCATGATACGAAGTTTCGAAGTCTGTCACCTCGAACGGGATGTACTCCGTccagtagtgttctttggtcccgaaggtaactagcaaaatcacctaaccaaggggtacagccgcattgcctgggacaatcTTGTGGAATAGAAAGTTCATCGAGGTGTGCATGTTAGTAATGTCAAGGCCCATCTTACTCAATATCTTAgcgaagagtacgttgagaccgctactgccatcaatgagtactttggtgactGTGGAGCCAGCGACTACTAGGTCTAGGACGAGAGGATATCGTCCTgagtctgagaaactagtccactagtccttcttggagaaggtgattggcaccttggACAACTTGAGAAATGTAGgagttgctggttcaatggacatgatctcttggAGGGctagcttctgggaccgcttagtagcagtacccgatgtgctgccaaagatgacgttgatggtgttggaaggGTTCAGAAATTTGTcgttgtcaccatcatcttcgtcttccttggccttgcccttgtccttatTTCAAGAAGGTTCCGGcaggtctttcatgactctgcataGACTGTAGCAATGCATCGTAGAGTGCTTATGGTACGGGTCCCAggggcactgcttcttcaggaaCTCACTgaacggagtcctttcttgattcctgccacctttcttggatgattgTGACATTGCCACGATAATATTGTCTAGCTTCCTCTTGCGATTCTAACCTCCTGAGTAGTTATTTTAGTTGTCATTATTGGGGTGATCGCTACGGTTCTTATCATTCCGCTAGACtcaaacctctcgatctccttgtcttcttcatccgcccacgcCTGTATCATGATCTTAAGAGATTGGATAGCTTCAGGGCATCTCCTGCCAAAATCCTGGAACATCCGGCAGCCATAGAGACCGTTcgggaagcaatctatggcgtcGTGCTCTGGATttccatgattgtggcctttGCGTTGAAGAAACGATGTAAGTAACTGCGCAGGGACTCGCCTTGTTGGTATTTGACTTGAGATAAGTTGATCCTGTTGCTAGGacactgcattgcccctgcgaagttgttggtgaatgccacCTTGTGATCCTTCCACGTGTTGATGGAGTTCCTATCtaatgactcgagccatgtgagtggcgcaGCCTCCGTGCAGATGGGGAAgcagatgaccttggtgtcgtcgttcCCTCCTGCTGCTTGTACTGAAAGTGAGTAGCACCAcaaccattggactggatcctgcttgccatcgtacttgttGATACctggaggtttgaatttctcgggtAGAACTGTCCTCCTTACTCatcttgagaaggcggggagCCCATTGGAATTCTCTCCtaggtactcgacttcttgttcGCGCTCCTGGTGGCATTGGTCAATGATTGTACGGGTGTTGCGGCTGGCGTTGATCTTGTGATGGAGATCCTTTTTAGGCTCTGGGTTGGGCCCACGGACCACAgtggccacagcctcccgagggtctCGCCTGACTACCCTCTACTCCAggttggcttggtctggcgcctccaatttgacttggtctagATCGAGTGcacctatggctactgccatgttaGGATGGAATGTGTGAAACTGAATGTATCAGGttttgctgatcgagttgttcgtacacGCACTCCGCCAATTCAGCCAATTGCGTAGTGTACTTGTCCTATGGCATTGCCCGAGTAGTAAGATCAATGGACGCGATGGTGGTAAGAGGAGTTCGATGTtgacgcgattgaactgcttcaaacatgTGGTCCAGGTTCATGATTGGCAGATTTGCTGCATGGTGGCGAcggcgctctgctcttgcaacATTTCTTGGTCGCCGTCGAGTTCTTTGGGCTTCAATTTCTTCTCCGAaaacgttggcggtgagctcatcctgcgagacatcaTCCGAGTGACGTTCATGCTGCGGATTTCTCTTTGGTTGCTCTTCCTCTTCGCCTTCTTCTGCAGCAATGAGAGAGAAGAGTTCTCTTTCCGGAGAATAGCTTTTCGAACTTGATGTGATGACCCCTGTGGAGtcatcttcttcgtagatggacgACAGAGGAGTTTCCTTCTGGTACGGGAGGATATCAAGGTAGGCAATAAGGCATGAGTCGTCATTCTTGGTGAGAGCaagtggcttcatgttgggccagtagaagaatctgccttgtggagtcgATGTGATTACCAGCCCTGTTGTGGAGCTGATAAAGGTGCCTCCTTGTCCgagtccgagtagtagtcggcGTCCTTGATCATATCCATGTTGCATTGTGATCTGGACATGGTAGCTTGGAAAATAACATTTGTGTTTTGGAGTCTGAATATGAATTGACTTGGGTCGTAATCCAATTCGCATGATGGTTTAAACACCAGCTTGTGTGAACCAGtccgactagtgggagaagttgagttgtacttaGAGTCGTCCctccagcctctgactaggtcagaaattgaaatttcACCGAATTTCTCAATAAGATCCTCTAGAGCTTGGCGATAGAGCTTCATGGcgtgttgcttcttctccggggccaGTGCGATGTGGTGGTGAAAGTTCCCAGCGCCGTCCGCGAtacaaacccaggagccgaagatgaacatcaCGCCCGCTtgcgatgattggcttgatgatgacttgagccatcgagtttaccagtggattctcagcgagatcccctacctggtgtgccagctgttagtgtttagacctggcaacctaccgaggggggtccccgaggtagtgtttagtgcgtggggctcgtcgagatcaggaactcgaaggtgaactcgaacacacgatttagacagattctggtcgctagattgcgtaataccatACATCCTGTCTAGGACTAGCATCCTATAGGGTCTTGTAACATTGTCCATGACCCTCAAGGGGTTAAGCCGTTCCATTGTTTATCACAATGAGGAACTGATAAATTGGCCCATGCCACAGTTGAGACAAAGGAATTCGTACAGAAGTTGTCATCTTGCAATCACGTCGACTCAAGGTTTTATATACAaagcatctctctctctctctctctctgacaaAACAAACGTATCGCTTTGCTTTTTTGTGAATAGTTTTGTAGACAAGGAGTGTAGCATAACTTAAGGCAATTGAAAGAGGGAACCATAATACTAAGCACGCCATCATGAAAATAAACATGAGAAAGCTTCACGACAGTGGGATACAGACAGCAGCAACAAGCCTGGATTATTAAATTTTGCCCAATCATAGATGAATGCCTAACATGGGTATCAAAATTTAATATGCCTGCTAACCGTAATATATTTCTTTTCCTGGGTGGGTGTCTGGCATGAGGGGCACGGCAGTCTAGTGCAGTGCTGTAGTATATATGAACTATATGTAGTTGATACAAGTAGTGTAGCTTGAAGCCCTGAACCAGGAAACCACTGGAGACGAACGCATACCGAGCTGCCATCATCGATTGATCAACTTACATGTCAGCATGCTTATTCTCTGCCTCAACAATTTATTTCCTTTCCATGCATTAAGCAGTCTAATCTGTATGTATACGCATGTTTAGTCTGACCACTTCCTTTTTTGTGTGTGTCCATCTATCCGTCGACAGGGGCTAATGTCGGAACCATGGTTCATCCAGGCGGTGGATTTCTGGAACGAATGGGCGATCCGGCTTGCTGCCAGTACAAGCCTGGCCTCGCATGTCCTCCTCATGATCCTCGCCGAGACCCGACGGCGTAGTGTGTGGCCAGGCTGGACGTTTGCCCTGTGGCTAGCGTACCAGATCCTGGACAAGGCCGGAAGCTACGCCCTCGGCCACCTCTCACTCAACACCACCGGTCCATCCGATCAGGAGCAGATACTGGTCGCGTTCTGGGCGCCGTTTCTCCTGCTGCATCTGGGTGGCCCAGACAATGTCAGCGCCTACTCTCTTGACGATGACAAGCTATCCTGGCGCAAGTTTGTTGGGTCCCTCTGGAAGGCCATTGGGGCATTCTACGTCGTCTTCACCAAAATACTACTCGCCAACAGTGGACCCCTGTCCCTGGCATCCATGATCATGATCAACATTGGTATGTTCAGGTTCTTCGAGATGGCGGTCGCCATTTTGCGAGCGCCAAGAAAGAAGGCCTGGGGATCGAGCAACAAGAACCAGCCGCCGCCTGTTGATTTCTCAGTAAGCCATGGCAATGACGAGGCCCGGAAGATAGCTCAGGGACAATGGCAATGCTGCGGCTGCGGCACTCTGTTCGACTCCTCGGtcgagatgaactcaccaaacCTTGAGACTAGCCGGAAGATCTTCAACTTGGGATggaaggacatgtgcaaggtGGTCGAGGTAGAGGCCTCTCTCATGTACGACATGCTGTACACGAAGGCCTCCGTCGTCTACACCATTGGAGGCTACTTCCACCGCTTCATCTCGCCgctcgccacctccgccgccgccttcctgtTCTGGCAATACCCAAAGAACAATGTGGAGCTACCTGACCTCATCGTCACTTACATCGTGCTGTATGCTTCATTGGCACTTGATGTTATGTGGCTGGTGATGGCCCTGGCGTCAACATGGACGTACGGATTCCTGACGGCTAGGTCAAGGACTTGGCTTTATCATAAGGTTCTGTGCAGTGGTTGGTGGTGTTGTTTCCGCGGCTTGGCCATGCGTCTACATCCGTGGCGGCTTCTTGGCAAGGATCCAAGCACATACAGGATGTGGTCAGGCACTATTGGGCGGTTCAACATGCTGCAGGAGTGCACCCGTGCTCCTGGTCTTATTGAACGTCTATGCAGCGGGCTGTTGACAATACTAGGGCTAGAGGACGTCTGGAACGAACACCGGATCTGGAAGTGTTTATCTCAGCTTCCACCGGATGTGAAGGAGTTGGTGTTCGAACGGATAAAGCGGAGACTGTCCGGTACAAATCCCAGTGATGCCTACTCCATGAAGGACATCAGGGCACTCTGGGGCCAAGAGGCTGTCAAGAGAAGTAAGAACATATTCGACGGCCTCATGCTACCTTACTTTGGTAATGAGTTTCAGGAGGACATCCTCTTATGGCACATGAGCACCATCATTTACCTCTGGTCTGGCAATCAGCAACAACTCATCAGGGGTGCAAATGCAGCGACGACGCAGCTGAAGCATGTCAAGGCAATCGAGGTGCTGTCAGAATACCTGATGTTCCTCGTCATCCTACGCCCGCACATGCTACCAGACCCTGCCCTCGGCAGGCTGTGCGAGGTTACCATGCAAGCTTTGAAAGAGGAGTGCGCTAAGGATAAGGAAAATAGTCCCAGTTGTGCGGCAAGAAAGCAGAAACTTGCAGAGATCCTGCACTCTAAAGAGAAGTCCAAGAAGCTAATGAATTCGGATGCTAACAGGCGTCTCATCTCGGATGCAGCTCGACTTGCCATTGCGCTGCAAGAAGTGAAAGCAACGAAAGTGAAGGATGTAGTGGAACTCATTTTTGATGTGTGGGTTGATAAGCTGCTCTATGCGGCCATCCGATGCAGCAGGGAGTCCCATGCAAGACAGCTTGGCCGGGGTGGTGAGCTCATAACTATAGTGTGGATTGTGGCAGAACACGCTGGCCTGTTTCGCATCGGAGAAACCAAGCCACATGAAACTGAAAGGGATGATTCAGAAAAGACTTGCTGCCAAAAGAATCCTGACTTCTGTTGTGAGAAAGATTATTATTGCTAAGAAGTTCTTTGTTTTATTTGCATTGATTGGGAAATAAATTAAAGTCACTGTCATATGTATGTGCAATATGAAGGTTGACACAAAGTGACATGGTCATTTCAATGTCATATAGTATtctcttaggccccgtttgggtcccttcattttgaaggaattggaatctatttaatggagtaggctaatttatgttggaatgtagcattccacaactttccaaagtttagatataagcctatcttaaattcatggggtgggagatggaaattgattctatagattatggttattagaatggaattcaattcttatagcacgctcttggactcgcttctctatagtagaagtgcagcatataagtatctctcccatatcaccaactataatatacaactatattccacatacaattatattagcttaattaatttgtgtctaaattatgattattaggatggaattcaattccaatgatccaaacggggccttagctAAATCATACTGCTTATATATATACATTATAGCTAACCTCTGCTTCAAGTGTTGCCACCAAATAGCCCACTATGAGAATGCAGAATCTTGCAACCATATTTGTTTGCAGCAACAATACCATTGTAAATACAAAAAAATTAGAGTAGAATTCAAGCCTAGGACCTATTGGGGGCATAAATCGTTAACTTATTCTTTTTGCACATAATTTAACTTATATTTTTGCACTAAACCTATTCTTTTTGCACATAATTTAACTTATCCTCACTTTTAACAATGGGACTGCACAGAAAATATGgcaataatattacattgcagcAATTCTTCACTAGTGGCAATAATAATTCTTTATTGAGTCATTTAAAGTATGACCACGCTTAGATTGTGACAAAGTAAGGATATAGTTTTCAGTTCAAATACATTGCCGATCCCTTGCAACAAAAACTGCGAATACGTAGGCAAATTCATGCAGTGAATTTACGGACATATAAACAATGTATTGCCATGATTTGAAAACTCATGGAATAATTATCACTTACGTGTATACATGCAATGAATTAGTTTATCTTTAACTAACGAGCTTATCTTAAATGCCATGTATTTAAGGATAAAAGTAGTATGTTGTTGCAATATGTTCCTTTGCAAAAACTTACTTTCCATTTAGCCCACGCCTACTAACCAAAGCACTGCTTGTTTCACAGCCACCACCGATCGACAAAAATATCTATCTATATAAGAACTTCTCCATAGTTCAGCACAAAGAGGATCCAACATTCACAAAAGATCTTCAACACCAAACTAGGATTAGTACCCTAACCTCCCGAGCAATGTCATGTCCTTATAACTTAATAGAATTTAGGACGCATGTCGATGATTGTTGGTTGGCGGCACCGTACGCGCCCGAGCCAAAGTCATGCGCTTGTACATAGACTTTAACTAGATCAGAATAATTCTCTCCCAGCAGCGCTATAGTCCAAACCTGTGACGGCTGGAGATGGATCTGATAGCACGCCAGCAAGTTATGAATACTAACAAATGCATGCAATTGGAATCTTTATTAGTAACTTTTCATTGTAAAGCAAGAAAAGCTTTGGCTGATGAATTTGAAAAGTCAAGTTGCCATTAGTGGCACCTATATATTCTATCCATTGTTATGCATACATGTAACCTAGGATCTATATTATTGCCAGCCTTGCATTTGAGTGCTTCTCGATCGGCAGAGGGATACAACGTGGTGCAAGCCTGGAAAAGCGCAACCTAACTTTGTAGAGGGTAGTTCTTTACTTGTCTCTATGTGCTTAAGTTATGTATTATCCCTGAGTGGATATACTAGGTTAGTGGGGATGGGGACGGAGCAACCACCACTTGTTTAGTGAGGATAGACAAGACGACCTCCATGAATGTCGAGTACATAGTATCTGCACCACTTTATCTATACAAGTATACATACTATCTGCAAGTCGAGTAACATGAACCACTAAACCCTAACAAGGTATAGGTGAAGGTTCTATGCCTGGAGTGCAGCCTGTAATCTCAAGACGGCTATAGAGGTAT
This portion of the Setaria viridis chromosome 7, Setaria_viridis_v4.0, whole genome shotgun sequence genome encodes:
- the LOC117865075 gene encoding uncharacterized protein is translated as MSEPWFIQAVDFWNEWAIRLAASTSLASHVLLMILAETRRRSVWPGWTFALWLAYQILDKAGSYALGHLSLNTTGPSDQEQILVAFWAPFLLLHLGGPDNVSAYSLDDDKLSWRKFVGSLWKAIGAFYVVFTKILLANSGPLSLASMIMINIGMFRFFEMAVAILRAPRKKAWGSSNKNQPPPVDFSVSHGNDEARKIAQGQWQCCGCGTLFDSSVEMNSPNLETSRKIFNLGWKDMCKVVEVEASLMYDMLYTKASVVYTIGGYFHRFISPLATSAAAFLFWQYPKNNVELPDLIVTYIVLYASLALDVMWLVMALASTWTYGFLTARSRTWLYHKVLCSGWWCCFRGLAMRLHPWRLLGKDPSTYRMWSGTIGRFNMLQECTRAPGLIERLCSGLLTILGLEDVWNEHRIWKCLSQLPPDVKELVFERIKRRLSGTNPSDAYSMKDIRALWGQEAVKRSKNIFDGLMLPYFGNEFQEDILLWHMSTIIYLWSGNQQQLIRGANAATTQLKHVKAIEVLSEYLMFLVILRPHMLPDPALGRLCEVTMQALKEECAKDKENSPSCAARKQKLAEILHSKEKSKKLMNSDANRRLISDAARLAIALQEVKATKVKDVVELIFDVWVDKLLYAAIRCSRESHARQLGRGGELITIVWIVAEHAGLFRIGETKPHETERDDSEKTCCQKNPDFCCEKDYYC